One window from the genome of Scatophagus argus isolate fScaArg1 chromosome 13, fScaArg1.pri, whole genome shotgun sequence encodes:
- the LOC124069906 gene encoding protein zyg-11 homolog isoform X3, which translates to MDSEGPQALCDLCLAQVCRSLDVLCSRRTDGSMCLSRAPFFPQEMVDQLLQKMATKGILNDTTVGIFRNCKELRLRRASIRCCPVSAEAFLLALCPHRLQELDASWVSGGLTGANIISGLASNPECRSSLLRLSLNGLRLDWESLVEDGGPYVGFSSLQGLRTLNLANTDLTDAVLEDVCSLPHLESLDISCSAVSNLTALLNCKNTLISLIAHRLRQLDMSPARLLFVLSQLLALRHLDFSDDHIAVDDSDGRDGDETVRQLLEGSPQVLPSLVSLDISGRKRITEAAVRAFVEARNGLVFFGLLATGTSSCDALFSQKNLKVTGEANENQVCEALRRYSDRECFIREALFHLYNLITDIDKPRPDMLKLVLSGMRSHPTSLHVYLVATACVFNLTTQDLAEAMPVSLLSSTVTQLLYAMKTFPNHQQMQKNCLLALCSDYILQDVPFDKYLAATLVINWLSSHEDPTLQRLAVAVISILVAKLSIEETAQLGTDVFIMKQLLAIVQQKAMVGVVDSTLKFALSALWNLTDEMPTAARNFIECQGLELYEEVLESYYGEPSIQQKLLGLLNNIAEVEVLQADLLDEDLLEHILSLLQDSQVEVGVRYFAGGILAQLASRPETWTLGDELLSTILKQLHASIITWTQLEREMVSYRLSSPQECSCGQSGPYIWCAVRTLHITAACWRRRA; encoded by the exons ATG GATTCTGAGGGCCCTCAGGCCCTGTGCGACCTCTGCTTGGCTCAGGTGTGCCGCAGCCTGGACGTTCTGTGCAGCAGGCGAACAGACGGCTCCATGTGCCTCAGCCGGGCCCCATTCTTCCCACAGGAGATGGTTGACCAGTTACTGCAAAAGATGGCAACTAAAG GAATACTGAATGACACAACTGTTGGAATTTTCCGAAATTGCAAAGAACTCCGTCTGCGCCGAGCGTCCATCCGCTGCTGCCCAGTGTCTGCAGAAGCTTTTCTCCTGGCCCTCTGCCCTCACCGGCTCCAGGAACTGGATGCCTCCTGGGTCTCTGGGGGTCTCACTGGGGCTAACATCATCTCAGGCTTGGCCTCCAACCCAGAGTGCAGATCCAGCCTGCTGAGGCTGTCCCTCAATGGACTACGTCTGGACTGGGAGTCTCTGGTTGAGGATGGAGGGCCCTATGTTGGCTTCAGCTCTCTGCAGGGCTTGAGAACTCTCAACCTCGCCAACACAGACCTGACTGATGCTGTCCTTGAGGATGTTTGCTCTCTCCCtcacctggagagcctggatATTTCCTGCAGCGCAGTCTCAAACCTCACAGCACTCCTTAATTGCAAGAACACCCTGATATCTTTGATTGCCCACCGGCTGCGACAGTTAGACATGTCGCCTGCCAGGTTGCTCTTTGTCCTCAGCCAACTTCTGGCTCTAAGGCATCTGGACTTTTCAGATGACCATATTGCTGTGGATGATAGTGATGGGAGAGATGGGGATGAGACAGTGCGGCAACTTCTGGAGGGAAGTCCCCAGGTTCTCCCTTCCCTTGTTTCTCTAGATATCTCTGGACGGAAGAGAATCACTGAAGCAGCAGTCAGAGCATTTGTGGAGGCCAGGAATGGACTGGTCTTCTTTGGCCTGCTAGCCACTGGGACTAGTTCCTGTGACGCcctgttttcacagaaaaaccTAAAA gtaaCTGGAGAGGCTAATGAGAACCAGGTGTGTGAGGCCCTGAGAAGGTACAGTGACCGTGAGTGTTTCATACGAGAGGCCCTCTTCCATCTCTATAACCTAATCACTGACATTGACAAACCACGACCAGATATGCTCAAG CTGGTGCTGAGCGGGATGCGGAGCCACCCGACCTCCCTTCATGTCTACCTGGTGGCcacagcatgtgtgttcaacctgACCACTCAGGACCTGGCAGAGGCCATGCCTGTGAGCCTGCTTAGCTCCACTGTCACCCAGCTCCTGTACGCCATGAAGACCTTCCCCAACCACCAGCAG ATGCAGAAGAACTGTCTGCTGGCTCTCTGCAGTGACTACATCCTTCAGGATGTCCCTTTTGACAA GTATTTAGCAGCCACGCTGGTGATTAACTGGCTGAGCAGCCACGAGGATCCTACCCTTCAGAGGCTGGCTGTGGCTGTCATCTCCATTCTGGTGGCCAAG CTGTCCATAGAGGAGACTGCTCAGCTCGGCACAGATGTCTTCATTATGAAG cagctgctggctaTTGTGCAGCAGAAAGCCATGGTGGGGGTGGTGGACTCCACTCTGAAGTTTGCCCTGAGTGCTCTGTGGAACCTGACTGATGAGATGCCCACCGCTGCTCGTAATTTCATCGAATGCCAGGGCCTGGAGCTGTATGAGGAGGTTCTGGAG TCTTACTACGGAGAACCTTCCATTCAGCAGAAACTTCTTGGCCTACTG AACAACATAGCTGAGGTGGAGGTGTTACAGGCAGATCTGCTGGACGAGGATCTGCTGGAGCACATCCTCAGCCTGTTGCAGGACTCCCAGGTGGAGGTGGGAGTTCGTTACTTTGCAGGGGGGATCCTGGCCCAGCTCGCCTCCAGACCAGAGACCTGGACTCTGGGTGACGAGCTCCTTAGCACCATATTGaagcagctg cATGCTTCCATAATAACGTGGACCCAACTAGAGAGAGAAATGGTCTCCTACAG ACTTTCCAGCCCTCAGGAGTGCAGCTGTGGGCAGTCTGGGCCATACATCTGGTGTGCAGTCAGAACA CTTCACATTACAGCAGCATGCTGGAGAAGGAGGGCGTGA
- the LOC124069906 gene encoding protein zyg-11 homolog isoform X2 codes for MDSEGPQALCDLCLAQVCRSLDVLCSRRTDGSMCLSRAPFFPQEMVDQLLQKMATKGILNDTTVGIFRNCKELRLRRASIRCCPVSAEAFLLALCPHRLQELDASWVSGGLTGANIISGLASNPECRSSLLRLSLNGLRLDWESLVEDGGPYVGFSSLQGLRTLNLANTDLTDAVLEDVCSLPHLESLDISCSAVSNLTALLNCKNTLISLIAHRLRQLDMSPARLLFVLSQLLALRHLDFSDDHIAVDDSDGRDGDETVRQLLEGSPQVLPSLVSLDISGRKRITEAAVRAFVEARNGLVFFGLLATGTSSCDALFSQKNLKVTGEANENQVCEALRRYSDRECFIREALFHLYNLITDIDKPRPDMLKLVLSGMRSHPTSLHVYLVATACVFNLTTQDLAEAMPVSLLSSTVTQLLYAMKTFPNHQQMQKNCLLALCSDYILQDVPFDKYLAATLVINWLSSHEDPTLQRLAVAVISILVAKLSIEETAQLGTDVFIMKQLLAIVQQKAMVGVVDSTLKFALSALWNLTDEMPTAARNFIECQGLELYEEVLENNIAEVEVLQADLLDEDLLEHILSLLQDSQVEVGVRYFAGGILAQLASRPETWTLGDELLSTILKQLHASIITWTQLEREMVSYRSFHPFCPLLQTFQPSGVQLWAVWAIHLVCSQNTSHYSSMLEKEGVTELLKALAAHPNTHSDIKGLSDSVLHMIQRHQSRSGPSNSQNS; via the exons ATG GATTCTGAGGGCCCTCAGGCCCTGTGCGACCTCTGCTTGGCTCAGGTGTGCCGCAGCCTGGACGTTCTGTGCAGCAGGCGAACAGACGGCTCCATGTGCCTCAGCCGGGCCCCATTCTTCCCACAGGAGATGGTTGACCAGTTACTGCAAAAGATGGCAACTAAAG GAATACTGAATGACACAACTGTTGGAATTTTCCGAAATTGCAAAGAACTCCGTCTGCGCCGAGCGTCCATCCGCTGCTGCCCAGTGTCTGCAGAAGCTTTTCTCCTGGCCCTCTGCCCTCACCGGCTCCAGGAACTGGATGCCTCCTGGGTCTCTGGGGGTCTCACTGGGGCTAACATCATCTCAGGCTTGGCCTCCAACCCAGAGTGCAGATCCAGCCTGCTGAGGCTGTCCCTCAATGGACTACGTCTGGACTGGGAGTCTCTGGTTGAGGATGGAGGGCCCTATGTTGGCTTCAGCTCTCTGCAGGGCTTGAGAACTCTCAACCTCGCCAACACAGACCTGACTGATGCTGTCCTTGAGGATGTTTGCTCTCTCCCtcacctggagagcctggatATTTCCTGCAGCGCAGTCTCAAACCTCACAGCACTCCTTAATTGCAAGAACACCCTGATATCTTTGATTGCCCACCGGCTGCGACAGTTAGACATGTCGCCTGCCAGGTTGCTCTTTGTCCTCAGCCAACTTCTGGCTCTAAGGCATCTGGACTTTTCAGATGACCATATTGCTGTGGATGATAGTGATGGGAGAGATGGGGATGAGACAGTGCGGCAACTTCTGGAGGGAAGTCCCCAGGTTCTCCCTTCCCTTGTTTCTCTAGATATCTCTGGACGGAAGAGAATCACTGAAGCAGCAGTCAGAGCATTTGTGGAGGCCAGGAATGGACTGGTCTTCTTTGGCCTGCTAGCCACTGGGACTAGTTCCTGTGACGCcctgttttcacagaaaaaccTAAAA gtaaCTGGAGAGGCTAATGAGAACCAGGTGTGTGAGGCCCTGAGAAGGTACAGTGACCGTGAGTGTTTCATACGAGAGGCCCTCTTCCATCTCTATAACCTAATCACTGACATTGACAAACCACGACCAGATATGCTCAAG CTGGTGCTGAGCGGGATGCGGAGCCACCCGACCTCCCTTCATGTCTACCTGGTGGCcacagcatgtgtgttcaacctgACCACTCAGGACCTGGCAGAGGCCATGCCTGTGAGCCTGCTTAGCTCCACTGTCACCCAGCTCCTGTACGCCATGAAGACCTTCCCCAACCACCAGCAG ATGCAGAAGAACTGTCTGCTGGCTCTCTGCAGTGACTACATCCTTCAGGATGTCCCTTTTGACAA GTATTTAGCAGCCACGCTGGTGATTAACTGGCTGAGCAGCCACGAGGATCCTACCCTTCAGAGGCTGGCTGTGGCTGTCATCTCCATTCTGGTGGCCAAG CTGTCCATAGAGGAGACTGCTCAGCTCGGCACAGATGTCTTCATTATGAAG cagctgctggctaTTGTGCAGCAGAAAGCCATGGTGGGGGTGGTGGACTCCACTCTGAAGTTTGCCCTGAGTGCTCTGTGGAACCTGACTGATGAGATGCCCACCGCTGCTCGTAATTTCATCGAATGCCAGGGCCTGGAGCTGTATGAGGAGGTTCTGGAG AACAACATAGCTGAGGTGGAGGTGTTACAGGCAGATCTGCTGGACGAGGATCTGCTGGAGCACATCCTCAGCCTGTTGCAGGACTCCCAGGTGGAGGTGGGAGTTCGTTACTTTGCAGGGGGGATCCTGGCCCAGCTCGCCTCCAGACCAGAGACCTGGACTCTGGGTGACGAGCTCCTTAGCACCATATTGaagcagctg cATGCTTCCATAATAACGTGGACCCAACTAGAGAGAGAAATGGTCTCCTACAG GTCGTTCCATCCGTTTTGTCCTCTGCTTCAGACTTTCCAGCCCTCAGGAGTGCAGCTGTGGGCAGTCTGGGCCATACATCTGGTGTGCAGTCAGAACA CTTCACATTACAGCAGCATGCTGGAGAAGGAGGGCGTGACTGAACTTCTGAAGGCTTTGGCTGCAcatcccaacacacacagtgacattaaaGGACTATCAGACAGCGTATTGCATATGATACAGCGACATCAGAGTCGCTCAGGGCCCTCCAACAGCCAGAACTCTtga
- the LOC124069906 gene encoding protein zyg-11 homolog isoform X1, producing MDSEGPQALCDLCLAQVCRSLDVLCSRRTDGSMCLSRAPFFPQEMVDQLLQKMATKGILNDTTVGIFRNCKELRLRRASIRCCPVSAEAFLLALCPHRLQELDASWVSGGLTGANIISGLASNPECRSSLLRLSLNGLRLDWESLVEDGGPYVGFSSLQGLRTLNLANTDLTDAVLEDVCSLPHLESLDISCSAVSNLTALLNCKNTLISLIAHRLRQLDMSPARLLFVLSQLLALRHLDFSDDHIAVDDSDGRDGDETVRQLLEGSPQVLPSLVSLDISGRKRITEAAVRAFVEARNGLVFFGLLATGTSSCDALFSQKNLKVTGEANENQVCEALRRYSDRECFIREALFHLYNLITDIDKPRPDMLKLVLSGMRSHPTSLHVYLVATACVFNLTTQDLAEAMPVSLLSSTVTQLLYAMKTFPNHQQMQKNCLLALCSDYILQDVPFDKYLAATLVINWLSSHEDPTLQRLAVAVISILVAKLSIEETAQLGTDVFIMKQLLAIVQQKAMVGVVDSTLKFALSALWNLTDEMPTAARNFIECQGLELYEEVLESYYGEPSIQQKLLGLLNNIAEVEVLQADLLDEDLLEHILSLLQDSQVEVGVRYFAGGILAQLASRPETWTLGDELLSTILKQLHASIITWTQLEREMVSYRSFHPFCPLLQTFQPSGVQLWAVWAIHLVCSQNTSHYSSMLEKEGVTELLKALAAHPNTHSDIKGLSDSVLHMIQRHQSRSGPSNSQNS from the exons ATG GATTCTGAGGGCCCTCAGGCCCTGTGCGACCTCTGCTTGGCTCAGGTGTGCCGCAGCCTGGACGTTCTGTGCAGCAGGCGAACAGACGGCTCCATGTGCCTCAGCCGGGCCCCATTCTTCCCACAGGAGATGGTTGACCAGTTACTGCAAAAGATGGCAACTAAAG GAATACTGAATGACACAACTGTTGGAATTTTCCGAAATTGCAAAGAACTCCGTCTGCGCCGAGCGTCCATCCGCTGCTGCCCAGTGTCTGCAGAAGCTTTTCTCCTGGCCCTCTGCCCTCACCGGCTCCAGGAACTGGATGCCTCCTGGGTCTCTGGGGGTCTCACTGGGGCTAACATCATCTCAGGCTTGGCCTCCAACCCAGAGTGCAGATCCAGCCTGCTGAGGCTGTCCCTCAATGGACTACGTCTGGACTGGGAGTCTCTGGTTGAGGATGGAGGGCCCTATGTTGGCTTCAGCTCTCTGCAGGGCTTGAGAACTCTCAACCTCGCCAACACAGACCTGACTGATGCTGTCCTTGAGGATGTTTGCTCTCTCCCtcacctggagagcctggatATTTCCTGCAGCGCAGTCTCAAACCTCACAGCACTCCTTAATTGCAAGAACACCCTGATATCTTTGATTGCCCACCGGCTGCGACAGTTAGACATGTCGCCTGCCAGGTTGCTCTTTGTCCTCAGCCAACTTCTGGCTCTAAGGCATCTGGACTTTTCAGATGACCATATTGCTGTGGATGATAGTGATGGGAGAGATGGGGATGAGACAGTGCGGCAACTTCTGGAGGGAAGTCCCCAGGTTCTCCCTTCCCTTGTTTCTCTAGATATCTCTGGACGGAAGAGAATCACTGAAGCAGCAGTCAGAGCATTTGTGGAGGCCAGGAATGGACTGGTCTTCTTTGGCCTGCTAGCCACTGGGACTAGTTCCTGTGACGCcctgttttcacagaaaaaccTAAAA gtaaCTGGAGAGGCTAATGAGAACCAGGTGTGTGAGGCCCTGAGAAGGTACAGTGACCGTGAGTGTTTCATACGAGAGGCCCTCTTCCATCTCTATAACCTAATCACTGACATTGACAAACCACGACCAGATATGCTCAAG CTGGTGCTGAGCGGGATGCGGAGCCACCCGACCTCCCTTCATGTCTACCTGGTGGCcacagcatgtgtgttcaacctgACCACTCAGGACCTGGCAGAGGCCATGCCTGTGAGCCTGCTTAGCTCCACTGTCACCCAGCTCCTGTACGCCATGAAGACCTTCCCCAACCACCAGCAG ATGCAGAAGAACTGTCTGCTGGCTCTCTGCAGTGACTACATCCTTCAGGATGTCCCTTTTGACAA GTATTTAGCAGCCACGCTGGTGATTAACTGGCTGAGCAGCCACGAGGATCCTACCCTTCAGAGGCTGGCTGTGGCTGTCATCTCCATTCTGGTGGCCAAG CTGTCCATAGAGGAGACTGCTCAGCTCGGCACAGATGTCTTCATTATGAAG cagctgctggctaTTGTGCAGCAGAAAGCCATGGTGGGGGTGGTGGACTCCACTCTGAAGTTTGCCCTGAGTGCTCTGTGGAACCTGACTGATGAGATGCCCACCGCTGCTCGTAATTTCATCGAATGCCAGGGCCTGGAGCTGTATGAGGAGGTTCTGGAG TCTTACTACGGAGAACCTTCCATTCAGCAGAAACTTCTTGGCCTACTG AACAACATAGCTGAGGTGGAGGTGTTACAGGCAGATCTGCTGGACGAGGATCTGCTGGAGCACATCCTCAGCCTGTTGCAGGACTCCCAGGTGGAGGTGGGAGTTCGTTACTTTGCAGGGGGGATCCTGGCCCAGCTCGCCTCCAGACCAGAGACCTGGACTCTGGGTGACGAGCTCCTTAGCACCATATTGaagcagctg cATGCTTCCATAATAACGTGGACCCAACTAGAGAGAGAAATGGTCTCCTACAG GTCGTTCCATCCGTTTTGTCCTCTGCTTCAGACTTTCCAGCCCTCAGGAGTGCAGCTGTGGGCAGTCTGGGCCATACATCTGGTGTGCAGTCAGAACA CTTCACATTACAGCAGCATGCTGGAGAAGGAGGGCGTGACTGAACTTCTGAAGGCTTTGGCTGCAcatcccaacacacacagtgacattaaaGGACTATCAGACAGCGTATTGCATATGATACAGCGACATCAGAGTCGCTCAGGGCCCTCCAACAGCCAGAACTCTtga
- the LOC124068938 gene encoding angiopoietin-related protein 1-like: MGPGTWSLFILFGLSVWSNSQALTKNPILSRIRRAPEANGEGKKCSYTFLVPEQKITGPICAARGYSTDKDRVTRLDVAAVRDLLSKQRREMETLKLVVDVDGNLVNEMKLLRKESRNMNSRVTQLYMQLLHEIIRKRDNSLELAQLETRILNATTESLRLASRYRELEAKYAALSAVVNNQSVLIGTLEEHCMQVYSRRHEQSPLGPPLVQVVPENIPVNVPRFTNEIQRDNTRGFARERGSRSGPSPTSGTLEDQKPPQRNFSTEGPFRDCLEAQEVGHSTSGMYLIRPDETERPVQVWCEQDIDNGGWTIIQSRKDGSVNFFRNWDNYKSGFGNIDGEYWLGLEAIYKLGRQGDYKLLVELEDWMGKKVYAQYSSFHLEPESEGYRLRLGTYQGNAGDSLSSHNGKQFTTLDRDKDAFSGNCAHFHKGGWWYNACGQTNLNGVWYTGGVYRSKFQDGIFWADYGGGFYSMKSVRMLIRPID; encoded by the exons ATGGGACCCGGAACATGGAGCCTATTTATTCTGTTTGGCCTGTCTGTCTGGAGCAACAGCCAAGCCCTCACTAAGAACCCCATCCTCTCCCGGATACGAAGAGCTCCAGAGGCCAACGGAGAAGGCAAGAAGTGCTCCTACACCTTCCTGGTCCCTGAGCAAAAGATCACAGGCCCAATCTGTGCTGCCCGTGGTTATTCAACTGACAAGGACCGAGTGACACGCCTGGATGTGGCTGCAGTGCGTGACCTCCTGTCAAAGCAGCGTCGGGAGATGGAGACTTTGAAGCTGGTGGTGGATGTGGACGGCAACTTGGTGAATGAAATGAAGCTGCTGAGGAAAGAGAGCAGGAACATGAATTCCAGAGTGACCCAGCTCTACATGCAGCTGCTGCACGAGATCATCAGGAAGAGAGACAACTCACTGGAACTAGCACAGCTGGAGACACGCATCCTTAACGCCACCACTGAGTCACTGCGCTTGGCCTCCAGGTACAGGGAACTGGAGGCCAAATACGCAGCCTTGTCTGCAGTGGTGAACAACCAGTCAGTGCTGATTGGGACACTGGAGGAACATTGTATGCAGGTCTACAGCCGGAGGCATGAGCAGTCACCTTTAGGACCTCCACTTGTGCAAGTGGTACCTGAGAACATTCCTGTTAATGTGCCACGTTTCACCAATGAGATCCAGAGAGACAACACACGAGGGTTTGCGCGCGAGAGAGGTTCTCGCTCTGGGCCATCACCCACCAGTGGCACCCTGGAAGATCAGAAACCTCCGCAGAGAAACTTCAGTACTGAAG GACCATTCAGAGACTGTCTTGAGGCGCAAGAAGTTGGCCACAGCACCAGTGGCATGTACCTGATCAGACCAGACGAAACAGAGAGGCCAGTTCAGGTCTGGTGTGAACAGGATATAGACAATGGGGGCTGGACCATTATCCAGAGCAGGAAAGATGGATCTGTTAACTTCTTCAGGAACTGGGATAACTACAAG AGCGGCTTTGGCAACATAGATGGGGAGTACTGGCTCGGTCTGGAAGCCATCTACAAACTGGGGAGGCAAGGGGACTACAAGCTGCTGGTGGAACTGGAAGACTGGATGGGCAAGAAAGTCTACGCTCAGTACAGCAGCTTCCACCTGGAGCCCGAGAGCGAGGGTTACCGCCTGCGTCTGGGCACCTACCAGGGCAACGCCGGGGACTCCCTAAGCAGTCACAACGGCAAACAGTTCACTACTCTGGACCGAGACAAGGATGCCTTCTCAG GTAACTGTGCCCACTTCCACAAAGGAGGCTGGTGGTACAACGCTTGCGGCCAAACCAACCTTAACGGTGTCTGGTACACCGGAGGCGTTTACCGCAGCAAATTCCAAGATGGGATATTCTGGGCCGACTATGGTGGTGGCTTCTACTCCATGAAGTCTGTCCGTATGCTGATCAGACCCATAGATTGA